The sequence AGTTCTACGAACTGTGTATGGAGATGTCGATGATTCGGCTCGCTCGTATCCGTCGGGCGCTCCGTAGTCGACAGCATGAACTCGTCTTTGGATATACGAGCGGCCTCGATCTGATCGGACACGTCAGCTACGATCGACCAGCATTACAAGGACGGGCGTACGAAGAGCTAGACGAGTTCGTGGGGGAACTCGTTTCCGATCTAGACGAAAGCAACGAGCTCGTGTTAGTCAGCGACCACGGCCTTCAGGACGGCCTCCACACCGAGGAAGCGATGGTTGCCGCGACTAAACCAGCAATGATCGAGAAAATCTCAAGCGTTCTCGACGTGTGTGAAGCGATAGAATTCGAGCTGGATCATACCGACCATACACCAACTCCACCAAGTGATCAGAGAACTAAATTAGGCGACTCAGACAAAGTCCGAGAACAACTCGAAGATCTCGGATATTTGTGATCGTTCAGAGTTACTCCATCGACGGTTATGTATATTGACTGTCTGGATCGCTTTCATCATCGCAAAACCCCGAAAAAGCCAGTACTTTCTCGACTGTCGACTCCTTCCAATTCGGCAAAAGCACGCGCCGAACGAACGATCGATCCTCACTAAACGTCTCATCACCAGCGAGACAGGTCTCGAGGTGCTCGAGAAACTCTTCTGCTGAATCGATGGTTTTGCCAGGAAAATATCGGTCGTAGTCGAATGCAATCCCACGCTGATCGACAAACTGTTCGTGGCGATCGGTAACAAAAATCACTGGTCGATCGAACGGGAGGAAATCCATGTAAATCGACGAATAATCAGTAACGAGCACGTCTACGTGAGCGAGCAGTTCTAGCGACGATGGCGACCTGTCCTGTCCGGCGTAGAAGATAGTCTCTCCATCGACGAACTTCTCGTAGATTCCACTATCTTCCTCGTTCGGGTGCATGCGGAGGAACAACCGAGCGTCTTGCTCGCGGAGAAAGGTTCGTAACTCTTCCAGTTCGAAGTTCTCGAAGGGAAACGGCGTCGACCGGTACGCACCGTCCTTGTGGGTCGGCGCATAGAGGATGGTATCGTGGTCCGTTTTGAGTTCTTCAACGTCGATTTCTTCAGGAGGTGGGGACGGATCATCGCTCAGAAGCTCTGCGATCCGGTCATACCGTGGATACCCGAGTGTCTCAAAGTGAGCGGGATGTCGCCCTTCGGCACTCGAGCGAAAGAACCGTTCCACGTCTGAGGCTACTGATTGTGCGTCAATCCCTGTGTATAGATACCAGTCGAGGACGGTATTCTTCACCCGTCCAAATAGCGAGGGAGAAGAGTTGTCATTGGCATGCCGCCGATAGGCTTTCGTGATTACACCGTGATAAAATAGCACACAGGTTCGGCGGTAATTTTGCCAGAATAACCGATATCCATGGAGGTGATGTGGGCCTTCAAGTACGACGAGTCGACAGGTTGCAAGTTTGAACAAGAATGAGAACGTGTCTGATTCGACAATCGTAACTTGATCATTGTATGGCGATTCAAGATCGTTGGTGGAAGTGTCCAGTTGATCTTCTTGTACACAAACGTAAATCTGACCGGCAGAGACTTCCGATAACCGGTCCAACAGAGGTTTGACATCAGCGTCAAGAATAGCATACTGGGTGCAAATCATCACGTCTGATCGTTTCTGACGTACGAATAGGTCAATGACTCCAAAAATGATACTTAAGCTAATACGTCTTAGATACTCGACCATCACTGCTTGGTATGACTCAGAGTCGTTCAAGTACTTCGATTCAATGATGGTGTTTATCCCATCCGGCTCTATTCGCTAATAAATTATAATACCTGATACTCTAATGAGTGTCGTGAAAGTCCGGGGAACGGCCATGGTATATCCGACACGAAACTACGCCTATCTTATTTATGAGGATTGATGATCTGGTCGCCGGATATTAGGTCAGTAGCGAGCGGACTCCCCTCCAGTCACTAGCAGCATTTTAGCTAGCGTCACGACAGCCCTGGCAAAGCGGAAAGTTTAGACGTAATTCATCCACCGTTTCTTGCTACCCGGGATTTTTGCATCAGGCCAGCACAATCTTTTGATTCACCAGAGATCTATACGACACTTCTTATTTAGCTACGGCCGAATAATCTCAACAGCTCTACAGCGAAGCACTGTCGTTGAATATAAGCCCTCGAGATGCGATCCTCAAAGTACTATGACTAATCCCCTGCTACGTGCGTATTATATCTCAAAGAATGAAGGGTTACGCTCATTGTTTCGCAAGAGCGTCGATTTTCTTCTAACACCTGTTCCATCTATCGATAATTTAAAATTTGCTGTTAAAGACCGGACCGGGGACTATCCCTGCGATAGAACGATTATGGTAACTCTTCGTCAATCGATGTTTGACTCGGATACGTTATCCGTCGTTGTCCAATCTGTCAAGAGATCTGATATTGATACAGTATTCTTACTGGTTTCGTCGGAGAGTAAATTCATCTCCTCGAATAAATACGCCCTCGAAAGCATCACGGGGTCTGATACTGAGGTGAAAATAATCGAGGAAGGCTCTAGCCACCTTCCGAGTGCCGTTGCTCAATCACAGTTCATCTTCATCCGGAACGGTCCAGAACTCGCTGGCTACCGGTTTGTTAATACGAATTCGGAACGCAAGTTTGTGCGGATATTCCATGGTTTTGCTAAAGCAAGTGGTGGGTTCAGAGAACGAAACGCAGAAAGCGGGGCAGTGAGCACTGTTAGGCTTCCACGCCGATTCCGCCCTATTGACATATATCCTGTTGCGAGTGATGTCGAACTTTTCTATCGATCTGCAGCAGAAGGCATTCACCCGGCTCAGGTGAAAAAATGCAGCTACCCGAAATACACTCGGCTTAAACGGCTACGGACTGGAAAAGATTCCCCCATTCTGCCAGAAAAGACAAAAGAATCACTCGGTAATGATGGTTGTAAATCCCGTATTCTGTATGCGCCTACTCATAAAGGAACTTACGAACCGACAGAGTTATTCCCGTTTTCCGATTTCGATCTTCAAGTGCTGCGGGAGCAGCTCGAGTCGTTAGATGTTGTCCTTTATATTAGAATGCATATTCATGAAGAACAAGCGGGCATTTACGACGAATATATTGACGGCGACATAATAAAATATGCTGGACACGGATTCTCTCCCTCAGCGGCCGAAATCCTTCCCGAATTTGATGTGCTCATAACGGATTATTCGTCAATATACACGGAGTATTTGGCACTAGATAGACCAATTTTATTCATCATTGACGACACGAATCCCTACTGGACTAACAAAGGCCTTGCTTTCGATGATGAAAAGTATACTCCTGGTCCTAAGATATCCGACTTTGAAGACTTCTTGCTAGAACTAGAAAACCACATCACTGATCAATCCAGATATTGTCGTGAACGAGAATTTGCGATAAATTCACTCGTACCTGATCGAGATATCGATTTCCTTGATTGCATACTCGACAACTGTATAGAGGGAAAACCAAATCGCAGTAGAGATATTGTCCAGTAGGTCCTCGGAAAGATACGCTCTGCACTTATGAATATTGGACAGACATCACTGATCGTCTTTCTCTCAAAATTGGCAGGGTCCGCGTTAGGATTCATCGCAACGATTTACTTTGCTCGAGTGCTCGGAGCGGAAGTTCTCGGAATCTATGCTGTGATCATGTCGACTGTTGCTTGGTTGCAAACAGGCGGCAAAATGGGGATCGCGAAAGCGACGAATAAGCGTATTAGCGAAGGGGAAGACCGTGGAAAGTTCCTGGTTGCAGGAATAGTTTCCCTGGTATTGTTTATTACTGCTATTTCTCTTGTGGCTATTGCAGCAACGCCATTTATTGAATCGTATCTCAGTGATTTTGAGAATTACTCTCAAACATCGGTGGTCTACTTCATATTGCTGTTGTTGGCTATTAAGTTAGTGTTCATATTCGTGCTGGAGGTCTTGAGGGGGCTGCATATGGTGCATATCGCTGGACCTCTAAAACCAGTCAAAACCGCCACCCAGAGCATTATTCAGTTGGCACTTGTTTTTGCGGGTTTGGGTCTTATCGGAATGCTGTTAGGATATTTTATCGGGGCAATTATTGTGCTGCTGGTTGCCGGAGTCTTCCTCAAAATCCGCCCAGCGAATCCGACTTCTACTCATTACCAGTCTCTTCTTAACTATGCGAAGTTCTCCTGGCTCGGTGGACTAAAATCACGGGCACTAAACGATGTGGACATACTAATTCTCAATGCGATGGTCGCCACCGGGTTAGTTGGGATTTATTCCGTCGTCTGGAGTCTTTCGAAGTTCCTCGACCTGTTCAGCAGTGCCATTGGGGAAACAGTGTTCCCAGAGATAAGTAAAATCAGTAAACAGCAGGAAATTGGTGAAGTAAAATTACTTATCGAAGATGCCGTTGCATACGCCGGCTTGATTACGATTCCGGGTCTAGTTGGTGGTGTCGTGATTTCCGATCGGCTGTTGCAGATTTATGGCCCGGAGTTCGTCCAAGGTGTAGAAATCCTCTGGATGTTGCTTCTAGCGGTCCTCTTTTTCAGCTATTATCGGCAATTTCTCAATGCGCTTAATGCTCTTGATTTCCCAAACTTGGCATTTTTTTCTAACATCGTGTTTGTAGTGTCTAATATCGTCCTGAATGTGATATTGATCTGGAGATTTGGCTGGATCGGTGCAGCAGTGGCAAGCACCCTTTCGATATTGATCGGACTGGTAGCGTCGTATCTCTTACTCATACGAATTGTTACAATTGAAATCCCGGCGAACGAGATTGGACGTCAATTAGTTGCTGCTATTGCAATGGGTGCAATCGTGGCCATTACTCGGGGAACGATTGAATCAGCGGGCCTAATTGAAAATAATACCATTATCGTGCTGGGGCTCGTTTCACTTGGCACTATTGTTTATACGGCGACCTTGTATCAGATATCTCCGAAATTCCAGACGACAGTCGAACGGAATATCCCCTTCAACGTACCATTCCGACAGTAACTTCAGAAAGTGTTTCCAACGGATACTGTACAATCAGAAGCTGTTACGATTATTGATCCACAATTGATATATATGATGGAGCGAAATCACCGTCAATATGACCTCGCCCCTTGTGGTATTCTTAGGTGCCGGCCGTCCCTTCTCCGGCACCGAACCATCTGCACTCCGCCACACAGCTGGCGACCGTCGAGTCCTCGACTGGCTCATCGATGCCTTCACCTCTGAACTCGAGTCCCCCGAACTCCACTTCGTCGGTGGCTACCGCCTCGAGGAGATCGTGGAGGAATATCCAGAGATCCACTTCTCGAGAAACGAAGACTGGGAAGACACAGGGACTCTTGGGTCTCTCCTCGAGGCGCCCCTCCAGAGCGACCGCCCTACCTACGTCTGTTATGCCGACGTGGTCTTCCAGGCGGACGTCGTCGACCGACTCGAGCAAGCTACTGCCGACGCCGCCATTGCAGTCGACGAACGATGGCGAACGCGCTACAGTGCTCGATCGGACGAGAGTCGCGAACGCGCCGAAAAAGTTCGATACGAAGGAGACCATATCGACCGCATTTCGAGCACGCTCGAGCCCGCCTCGGCCGATGCGGAGTTCACGGGGCTGGCACGGTTCTCCCCGGCTGCGATCGAGTTCCTGTTCGATATCGTCGACCGTGGTCTCCTCGGTCCGGAGAACGCCCTCCCGGATCTCGTGACGGCGCTCTCGCTGGCCGGAATCGACCCGCACCCAGTCGACGTCGACGGACACTGGGCTGAACTCGAGACCGCGGCGGATCTCGCCCGGTTCGTCCTCGATACGAAAGCCAATACTCTCAAACGACTCGAGTCGATGGTCACCGAGAGTACGATCGCACCGCAATATACGTTCACGGTCGAGGAGTTCGCGACCGACCCGGCGACAATCTTGGCAGACATCCGCGAGGCATTCGACGTCGAGGTGATCGTTCGCTCGAGCACGCTCGCGGAGGACGGCTGGGAGCATTCGAACGCCGGTCGGTTCGAGAGCATCCTCGACGTCCGGCTCGAGGACGAGGCGCTTACGGACGCGATCGAGACGGTGATCGACTCCTACGACGACAACCCGGACAACCAGGTCCTGGTCCAGCCGATGGTGGAAGACGTCGCCGCGAGCGGTGTGGCGATGACGCGCACCGTCGAGGGAGGAAGTCCGTACTACGTGATCAACTACGACGCGGCGACGGGGAGCACGGTGACCGTCACGGACGGCACCGGCGACGAGATTCGGACCGTCGTCGTCCGCAAGGACGCGGTGTCGTCGTTCGCGAGCGACGTTCCAGCATCCGACGATGACTCGACCCCCTCGCTCACCTCCGACGGTGGAACGGTCGCCCGACTCGAGGGCGACTCCACGATCGCCGGTGATCCGGCGCTCCGGCTCCCGTCGGTGCTCCGGGCGATCGACGAACTCGAGTCGGTCGTCGGGCACGACGGGCTCGACGTCGAGTTCGCGGTCACTGACGACGGCGAGGTGTACGTCCTCCAGGTGCGACCGATGACCGTGGACGCGGGCGAGCGGTCGGTCGACGACGACGCCGTCGTGCGGGCCGTCGAGGCGGCCCGCGAAACATTCTGCGAGAGCCAGCGATCGTCGCCGTTCGTCCTCGGCGACCGGACGATCTTCGGGGTGATGCCGGACTGGAACCCGGCCGAGATAATCGGTCGCAGTCCGCGCCCACTCGCGGAATCGCTGTACCGATACCTGATCATGGACGAGGTATGGGCGACCCAACGCGCGGAGTTCGGGTATCGAGACGTCCGCCCGCAGCCGCTGATGCAAACCTTCGCCGGCCAGCCGTTCGTCGACGTCCGCGCGGATTTCAACTCCTTCGTCCCCGCGAGCGTCTCCGACGAACTGGCCGCGAAACTCGTCGACTACTACCTGACCCGACTCGAGGACCGCCCGGAACTCCACGACAAGATCGAGTTCGAAATCGCGCTGACGTGCCTCCCGTTCGATTTCGAGTACCGGGCCGAACCGCTCCGGGAGGCGGGCTTCGACGACGACGAACTCGCGGAGCTTCGCGAGGGACTCGGAGAGATCACCCGCGGGGCGTTCGACCGCGTCGAGAGCGGGCGTGATATCGCGGCCGTCGAGGCGCTCGAGGACCGGTACGAACGGCTTCGCGAAGCCGACCTCCCTGACCTCGAGGCCGCTCGGCGGTTGCTCGAGGACTGTCGGCGGCTCGGAACGTTACCGTTCGCCCACCTCGCGCGGTCGGCGTTCGTCGCCGTCTCGCTGTTACGATCGCTCGAGCGCAAGAACGTCCTGAGCGACGACGACGTCTCGAGATTCCACAACTCGCTGTCGACGGTCGCCCGCGAATTCGAACTGGACGGCTACCGCGTCGACACTGGCGACCTCGCGTTCGAGGAGTTCGTCGACACGTACGGCCACCTCCGGCCGGGAACGTACGACCTGACGTCGCCGCGGTACGCGACCGATCCCGACGACTACCTTCGGCCGACCGTCGAAGCAGCGACCGCGCCCGGAGACCATCCCGACCCGCGGGACGTCTGGGACGAAGATACGAAAGCCGAGATCGAACGCGAACTCGAGGCGATCGGGCTCCCAGCGGAGTGCGAGCGCTTCGTGACGTTCCTCGAAGAGGCCATCGAGGGACGGGAGTATTCGAAGTTCGTCTTCAGCAAGAACCTGAGCGAGGCGCTCGAGCGGATCGCAGCCTTCGGCGACGGGAACGGGTTCGACCGCGAGGAACTCTCCTACGTCCCCATAGAGGAGTATCTCGAGCTGACGACCAGTCCGCCGGCCGAGGATCTCGAGACGTGGCTCGAGCGGCGGATCGACGAGGGTCGCGGGCGGCACGCGATCGCCCGTGCCGTCGAGTTGCCGCCGTTGCTCTGTGACGACGCTGACTTCCTGTGTTTCGAGCGACCGGCGCGGGAGCCGAACTTCGTGACGACCGAGATGGTTCGGGCGGAACTCGCTGAGCCCGACCTCGAACCGGACGTCGACCTCGACGGGAGGATCGTGATGATCCCGCAGGCCGATCCCGGCTACGACTGGCTGTTCGGATACGACGTCGAGGGATTGATCACGATGTACGGCGGGACGAACTCTCACATGGCGATCAGAGCCGCCGAGTTCGAACTGCCTGCGGCGATTGGCGTCGGCGAGTCGCTGTACGAAAAGCTCAGTGGCGCGTCAGTGGTTGAACTGGATTGCGAAGCAAACACCGTCGAGACGATTCGATGACTCGGCCCCGAATCGGACTCACCCAGCGCGTCTACGAGGTCGAGGCCTACGAGGAGCGACGCGACTGTCTCGATCAGCGGTGGGGACCGTTCGTACAGTCGTTCGGCCTCGACCCAGTCCCGCTTCCGAACCGGGTCGAGGACGTTGCAGGCTACGTCGATCGGCTCGAACTGGACGGCGTCGTCGTCACCGGTGGCAACGACTTCGCTCACCTCGAGGACGGGACGAACGTCGCTCCGGAGCGCGACGAGTTCGAGCGGACGCTCCTCGAGGCCGCGATCGATCGCAACCTCCCAGTCCTTGGCGTCTGCCGCGGGTTGCAGCTACTCAACCTCCACTTCGGCGGTTCGCTTCGCGACGTCGACGGACACGTCGCGAAAGAACACGAACTCGAGGTGGATCCGAACGCGACGGCCCTCGAAGACGTCCCCCGGACCATCCCGGTCAACAGCTACCATGGGTATGGCATCGGCGAGGACGACCTGGGCGACGGCCTGCGCGTCTGTGGGCACGTTTCGGACGGGACGATAGAGTGGGTCGAACACGACCGCTATCCCATCACGGGGATCATGTGGCATCCCGAACGCGAGTCACCATCGTCCGGGCTGGATCGGCGCATTATTAGGTCGCGTCTCCCAACCGAAACTGTATGAGCACGGGGACGACGGCCATCCACCTCGCTGCCGGCGAGGGGACGCGACTCAGGCCGCTGACGAACGATCGACCCAAGCCCCTCGTAGAACTCGGCGGTACCTCGCTGCTCGAGCGAAACGTCGAGACGCTCGAGCGTGCTGGCGTCGAGAACCAGATCGTGGTCACGGGCCACGAGGGTGACCAAATTAGGGATCTCGGCCTCGAGACAGTCCACAACGGGGTATACGACGAAACGGAGATGGTATACAGTCTGTTCAGGGCCGCAGACGAGTTCCCTGAGGAGGGAGCCGGCGACCTCATCATCTCCTACGGCGATATCGTCTACGAACGGGCGATCGTCGAGGAACTGCTGGCCTGTGACGCCCCGATGTGCATTGTCGTCGACCGCGAGTGGCGAGCCCTGTGGAACGCCCGGTTCGACGACCCGCTCGAGGACGCAGAAACCCTCTCGCTCGATGGCGAAGGCCGAATTCGTTCGATCGGAGACACCCCCTCTGGCTACGACGACATCGACGCCCAGTACACCGGCCTCCTCAAAGTGCGGAACGATCACGTCGAGCCCCTGATCGACGTCTACCGCGATCTGGACGATCAGCAGGACGGCTACGTCTCGGTCGACACGACCGCGTTCCTCCAGGGGTTGATCGACGACGACTGGCACCTCCAGGCCGTCCCGGTCGACGGCGGGTGGCTCGAGGTGGACACCCTGTCCGACCTCGAGCACTATCGCCAGCGATACGAGGATGGGTCTCTCGACGAGTTCATCTCGCTGTGAGGTCCCCCACTGACGTCGTTCGCCTGACTGGACACCGGATCAGTCCGAAACGAAAAACCGACAACCCCCAATCACGGTCGTTCGTCGTCGGTCGTCACTCGACGGTCACGCTCTTGGCCAGATTCCGCGGCTTGTCGATCGAGCGCCCCTTCAGATTGGCGACGTGGTAGGCGAACAGCTGGAAGTAGACGTTCGCCACCAGCGGTTCGAACAGCCCGACCGACGGAACCTCGAGCGCGACGTCGACCGATCCCCCCTCACCCGCCGATGAAACAACGCCGATAGCGGGTGCCCCCCGCGTCTGGGCCTCGACGACGTTGTGCATCGTCGCCTCCCGTTCCGCAGCCTCCGTCAGGACCGCCAGAACGGGCGTATCGTCGTCGACCAGCGCCAGCGGGCCGTGTTTCAGCTCGCCGGCGGCGAACCCTTCGGCGTGATCGTAGGAGATCTCCTTCAGTTTCAGCGCGCCCTCGAGGGCCACGGGATAGCCGAATCGCCGGCCGACGAAGAAAAACGACGACGCGTCCTGATACTCGCGAGCCGTCTCGAGCACCTGCTCGTCCTCGTCGAGAACCTGCTGGACGGCTCCCGGGAGTCCTCGGAGATCAGCGAGGACGTCGCGAGCCTCGGCGGCCGACAGCTGGCCGCGCTCGCGTCCCATCCGGACGGCGAGCAAGGCGAGCGTGGTCACCTGCGAGGCGAACGTCTTGGTCGCGGCGACGCCGATCTCGGGGCCGGCCCGGATAAAGGCCGTCTCGTCGGTCTCCCGCGTGACGGTGCTGCCGAGCGTATTGGTCACGGCGAGGGTTCGAGCGCCGGCACCCGCGGCTTCCCGGATCGCCCCCAGTGTATCTGCGGTCTCACCGCTCTGGGTGACTGCCACGACGAGCGTGCGCCAGGGGTCTCGTCCCCCATTGAACCGGTACTCGCTCGCGATTTCGACGCTCGTCCTGACGTCTGCGAGTTCCTCGAGCAACTGCGCGCCGTAGAGACTCGCGTAGTAGGAGGTTCCGCAGGCGACGAACTGGACCTCCTCGAGCGAATCCAGGTATCCCTGCGGGAACGAGACGTCGAGGTCCACGTCGCCGCGGTCCCGATCTACCCGACCCGAGAGCGTCTGTCGGAGGGCAGCGGGTTGTTCGTGGATCTCCTTTCGCATGTAGTGGTCGTAGCCGGCCTTCTCGGCGGCGTCGGCCTCCCACTCGACGGTTTCGATCGCTGGCTCCACTGTCCCGCCGCCCCGATACACCGTCACCGACTCACCCTCGAGGGCGACCAGGTCGTCGTCTTCGAGGTAGGTCACCGACCGCGTGTGCTCGAGGAACGCCGTCACGTCGCTCGCGAGGAAAGAGCCGTCATCCCCGTGTCCAATTACGAGCGGGCTCTCGTGGCGGGTGGCGACGATTCGATCCCGACCGGCGCGGACGGCCGCGATGGCGTAGCTCCCATCGAGTCGGTCGACGACGGCTTCGAGTGCCGACAGCAGGTCGTGGCCGCCCTCGAGTTCGCGCTCGAGGAGGTGGGGGACGACTTCGGTGTCCGTATCACTGGCGAACGCGTAGCCGTCGGCCTCGAGTTCCCTCCGCAGGGCCTCGTAGTTCTGGATGATCCCGTTGTGGACGACGGCGACCTCGCCCGACTGACTGCAGTGGGGGTGGGCGTTTCCGTCCGTGGGCGGGCCGTGGGTCGACCACCGCGTGTGGCCGATGGCTGTCGTCGCGCCGGGCGCGTCGGGGACCGACAGTTCGCCGACCTCCCCGGCTCGCTTCGCGACCGTCAGGTCGTCCCCGACGAGCGCGACGCCCGCGGAGTCGTACCCCCGGTACTCGAGGTTCTCGAGTCCAGCGGACACGAGCGGTCCGGCCGCCTCGTCTCCAGTGTAGCCGACGATTCCGCACATGTTAGCCCCTCCTGACGACCGCATCCGGTTCGATCCGACCGCCGACGGTTGCCCCCGCGTCGACGACTGCGCCGTCGCCGAGCACGGTTCCCGGTTCGGCCGTTACCCCTGCCCCGACGACGGCGTTGTCACCGACCACGGCTCCGAGGGCGATGCCCTCGTGGACCTCGCCGTCGACGACCATCGTCGCGCCATCGCCGGTGAGCGTGGCGTTCGCCCCGACCCGGGCGTTCTCGCCGACGATCGAGTTTCGGACGACCGCACCCGCTTCCACGACGGCGTCGGGGAGAACCACGGCGTTCGAAACCACGGCGTTCGCCTCGATCGTGACGTTGTCACCGATGGCCGTCGCGCCGCCGATCGTCGCGTTCGGCCCAGTCGAGACGTCCTGGCCGAGCACGCTATCACTCGGGGCCAACTCTCGACCGCTCGAGCCACCGTCCTGGTCGACCTGTGCGGCGTTCACGTCGAGCAGATCCCAGAGGTGGGAGACGTCGAGCCAGCGACCGCCGTACCTGACCGCTCGCATCGACTCCTCCTCGACGAGGCCCTCGAGCGTCGTCGTGATCGCGAGTTCACCGTCTCGTGTCGGCGTCTCGCCGATCGCGTCGAAGATCGAGGGCTCGAAGCCGTAGACGCCGGCGTTGATGAGTTCGGCGGTCGTCGACACCTGTGGCTTCTCTTCGATTTCGGTCACCGTCTCGCCCTCGAGGGTGACGATTCCGTACTCGCTCGCCGATTCGGAGCGCGTGACAGACAGGACCGGTTCGCCGGTTGCCAGCAGTTCGTCCCGGACGCGTTCGACGAGGTCGGCGTCGACGATCTGGTCGCCGTTGAGCACCACGAACGGTCCGTCGACGCGTTCTCGTGCCTGTTCGATCGCGTGTGCAGTCCCCAGTTGCGACGCTTGCTCGACGTACTCGATGTTAACGCCCCAGTCGTCACCGTCCCCGAAGTAGTTCCGAATGCGTTCTTGCTGGTAGCCGACGACGAGGACGATCCGGTCGATACCGGCGTCGACGACCGACTCGAGGACGTGTTCAAGGATCGGTCGGTTCGCGACTGGAACCATCGGTTTCGGTCGCCGGTTCGTCAGTGGCTCGAGCCGGCGACCTTCGCCGGCCGCGAGGACGACAGCCGGCACGTCGCTCTCGGTCATGCCTGCTGGTCTCGGGCGAATAACCGAATACTTGATGGTCGCGTACACGCCGGTGGCAGTCGGGGGTGGAGGGGGCAGGGCTCGGTCGACGCTCGACCCCGGGTACCGACGACGCGACCGAGACCCGGGACCGTCCAGCGGCTGCTTCGTAACAGACTAGTGACCCGCCTCCGTCCACGGGGGTATGACCGTGCTGGTAACCGGCGGGGCCGGATTCATCGGCTCGCACCTCGCCGAGGCCTTCCTCGAGGACGGACGCGAGGTCGTGGTGATCGACCCGCTGGACCCGTACTACGATACGGACATCAAACGGCGAAATATCGACCGCTGTCGGTCGGTCGGCGGCGACCGCTACGAGTTCGTCGACGGCTCGATCACCGACGAGGCCCTCGTTCGCGATCTCGTCTCGAGTCGAGACGTCGAGTACGTCTTCCATCAGGCCGCACAGGCGGGCGTTCGGACCAGTGTCGAGAATCCGAAGAAGCCCCACGAGATCAACACGACGGGGTTGCTCAACCTGTTACTCGCCGCCGAGGAGGCGGGTGTCGAACGGTTCGTCAACGCCTCGTCGTCGTCGGTCTACGGCGAGATGGAGTATCTCCCGTACGACGAGGATCACCAGAACGTGCCACAGAGCCCCTACGGCGTGACCAAGCTCACGGCCGAACACTACTGTCGCGTCTGGACCGACGTCTACGACGTCCCCACCGTCAGTCTCCGGTACTTTACGGTCTACGGGCCGCGGATGCGTCCGAACATGGCGATCACGAACTTTACGTCGCGCTGTCTCAACGGCGAACCCCCG is a genomic window of Natrarchaeobaculum aegyptiacum containing:
- a CDS encoding oligosaccharide flippase family protein, with product MNIGQTSLIVFLSKLAGSALGFIATIYFARVLGAEVLGIYAVIMSTVAWLQTGGKMGIAKATNKRISEGEDRGKFLVAGIVSLVLFITAISLVAIAATPFIESYLSDFENYSQTSVVYFILLLLAIKLVFIFVLEVLRGLHMVHIAGPLKPVKTATQSIIQLALVFAGLGLIGMLLGYFIGAIIVLLVAGVFLKIRPANPTSTHYQSLLNYAKFSWLGGLKSRALNDVDILILNAMVATGLVGIYSVVWSLSKFLDLFSSAIGETVFPEISKISKQQEIGEVKLLIEDAVAYAGLITIPGLVGGVVISDRLLQIYGPEFVQGVEILWMLLLAVLFFSYYRQFLNALNALDFPNLAFFSNIVFVVSNIVLNVILIWRFGWIGAAVASTLSILIGLVASYLLLIRIVTIEIPANEIGRQLVAAIAMGAIVAITRGTIESAGLIENNTIIVLGLVSLGTIVYTATLYQISPKFQTTVERNIPFNVPFRQ
- a CDS encoding PEP/pyruvate-binding domain-containing protein → MTSPLVVFLGAGRPFSGTEPSALRHTAGDRRVLDWLIDAFTSELESPELHFVGGYRLEEIVEEYPEIHFSRNEDWEDTGTLGSLLEAPLQSDRPTYVCYADVVFQADVVDRLEQATADAAIAVDERWRTRYSARSDESRERAEKVRYEGDHIDRISSTLEPASADAEFTGLARFSPAAIEFLFDIVDRGLLGPENALPDLVTALSLAGIDPHPVDVDGHWAELETAADLARFVLDTKANTLKRLESMVTESTIAPQYTFTVEEFATDPATILADIREAFDVEVIVRSSTLAEDGWEHSNAGRFESILDVRLEDEALTDAIETVIDSYDDNPDNQVLVQPMVEDVAASGVAMTRTVEGGSPYYVINYDAATGSTVTVTDGTGDEIRTVVVRKDAVSSFASDVPASDDDSTPSLTSDGGTVARLEGDSTIAGDPALRLPSVLRAIDELESVVGHDGLDVEFAVTDDGEVYVLQVRPMTVDAGERSVDDDAVVRAVEAARETFCESQRSSPFVLGDRTIFGVMPDWNPAEIIGRSPRPLAESLYRYLIMDEVWATQRAEFGYRDVRPQPLMQTFAGQPFVDVRADFNSFVPASVSDELAAKLVDYYLTRLEDRPELHDKIEFEIALTCLPFDFEYRAEPLREAGFDDDELAELREGLGEITRGAFDRVESGRDIAAVEALEDRYERLREADLPDLEAARRLLEDCRRLGTLPFAHLARSAFVAVSLLRSLERKNVLSDDDVSRFHNSLSTVAREFELDGYRVDTGDLAFEEFVDTYGHLRPGTYDLTSPRYATDPDDYLRPTVEAATAPGDHPDPRDVWDEDTKAEIERELEAIGLPAECERFVTFLEEAIEGREYSKFVFSKNLSEALERIAAFGDGNGFDREELSYVPIEEYLELTTSPPAEDLETWLERRIDEGRGRHAIARAVELPPLLCDDADFLCFERPAREPNFVTTEMVRAELAEPDLEPDVDLDGRIVMIPQADPGYDWLFGYDVEGLITMYGGTNSHMAIRAAEFELPAAIGVGESLYEKLSGASVVELDCEANTVETIR
- a CDS encoding CDP-glycerol glycerophosphotransferase family protein encodes the protein MFDSDTLSVVVQSVKRSDIDTVFLLVSSESKFISSNKYALESITGSDTEVKIIEEGSSHLPSAVAQSQFIFIRNGPELAGYRFVNTNSERKFVRIFHGFAKASGGFRERNAESGAVSTVRLPRRFRPIDIYPVASDVELFYRSAAEGIHPAQVKKCSYPKYTRLKRLRTGKDSPILPEKTKESLGNDGCKSRILYAPTHKGTYEPTELFPFSDFDLQVLREQLESLDVVLYIRMHIHEEQAGIYDEYIDGDIIKYAGHGFSPSAAEILPEFDVLITDYSSIYTEYLALDRPILFIIDDTNPYWTNKGLAFDDEKYTPGPKISDFEDFLLELENHITDQSRYCREREFAINSLVPDRDIDFLDCILDNCIEGKPNRSRDIVQ
- a CDS encoding CDP-glycerol glycerophosphotransferase family protein, producing MVEYLRRISLSIIFGVIDLFVRQKRSDVMICTQYAILDADVKPLLDRLSEVSAGQIYVCVQEDQLDTSTNDLESPYNDQVTIVESDTFSFLFKLATCRLVVLEGPHHLHGYRLFWQNYRRTCVLFYHGVITKAYRRHANDNSSPSLFGRVKNTVLDWYLYTGIDAQSVASDVERFFRSSAEGRHPAHFETLGYPRYDRIAELLSDDPSPPPEEIDVEELKTDHDTILYAPTHKDGAYRSTPFPFENFELEELRTFLREQDARLFLRMHPNEEDSGIYEKFVDGETIFYAGQDRSPSSLELLAHVDVLVTDYSSIYMDFLPFDRPVIFVTDRHEQFVDQRGIAFDYDRYFPGKTIDSAEEFLEHLETCLAGDETFSEDRSFVRRVLLPNWKESTVEKVLAFSGFCDDESDPDSQYT